In a genomic window of uncultured Fusobacterium sp.:
- the tpiA gene encoding triose-phosphate isomerase has protein sequence MRKTIIAGNWKMNKTNAEAVEMLTELKGLVAGIENVGIVIGAPFTALSDAVKAVEGSNIEIAAENVYPKESGAYTGEVSPLMLKSIGVKYVILGHSERREYFHESDEFINEKVKAVLAAGMLPILCIGEKLEDRESGRTAEVTETQIRGGLKGLTAEEAAKVVVAYEPVWAIGTGKTATPEMAQETHRQVRDVLVSMFGEAVAEEMTIQYGGSMKPENAVELLAQKDIDGGLIGGASLKAASFAEIVKAGK, from the coding sequence ATGAGAAAAACAATTATAGCTGGAAACTGGAAAATGAATAAAACAAATGCAGAAGCTGTAGAAATGCTTACAGAATTAAAAGGACTAGTAGCAGGAATAGAAAATGTAGGAATAGTAATTGGAGCTCCATTTACAGCTTTATCAGATGCTGTAAAAGCAGTTGAAGGAAGCAATATTGAAATAGCTGCAGAAAACGTATATCCTAAAGAATCAGGAGCATATACTGGAGAAGTATCACCTTTAATGCTTAAATCAATAGGAGTAAAATATGTAATTTTAGGACACTCAGAAAGAAGAGAATACTTCCACGAATCAGATGAATTCATCAATGAAAAAGTAAAAGCTGTTTTAGCAGCAGGAATGTTACCAATTCTTTGTATAGGAGAAAAATTAGAAGATAGAGAATCTGGAAGAACTGCAGAAGTTACTGAAACTCAAATTAGAGGAGGATTAAAAGGACTTACTGCTGAAGAAGCTGCAAAAGTTGTTGTTGCTTATGAACCAGTATGGGCAATTGGAACTGGAAAAACTGCAACTCCAGAAATGGCTCAAGAAACTCACAGACAAGTAAGAGACGTACTTGTGTCAATGTTTGGTGAAGCTGTTGCAGAAGAAATGACAATTCAATATGGTGGATCAATGAAACCTGAAAATGCCGTTGAACTTCTTGCACAAAAAGATATAGATGGTGGACTTATTGGAGGAGCATCTCTAAAAGCTGCATCATTTGCTGAAATTGTTAAAGCTGGAAAATAA
- a CDS encoding chemotaxis protein, translating into MEVYVDNVKIELGQKSFKSLGRAISVINKRLDKEDKIAHKIYINGHAIKDNSIVDVKNLKVIEVITKSQGGIILESIVDARGYIDKYFSMFETLGTDDQGILTEEEEIKLIEMLIFLRWFYNLLLIIQENHILDFIYSDFDEYIEDFKEQLTNVEKAYDSRDIVELLDIMEFDMGELLSEFYENLEEYYSDIAEEEKRKRLLN; encoded by the coding sequence ATGGAAGTATATGTTGATAATGTAAAAATTGAATTGGGACAAAAAAGCTTTAAGAGCTTAGGGAGAGCAATATCAGTTATAAATAAAAGACTTGATAAGGAAGATAAAATAGCTCATAAAATTTATATAAATGGACATGCTATAAAGGATAATAGTATAGTTGATGTTAAAAATTTAAAGGTTATAGAGGTTATTACTAAAAGTCAAGGGGGAATTATCCTTGAATCAATAGTTGATGCAAGAGGATATATAGATAAATACTTTAGTATGTTTGAAACATTGGGAACAGATGATCAAGGAATACTCACAGAAGAGGAAGAGATTAAGTTAATAGAGATGTTAATTTTTTTAAGATGGTTCTATAATCTACTTTTAATCATACAAGAGAATCATATTTTGGATTTTATTTATTCAGACTTTGATGAATATATTGAGGATTTTAAAGAGCAATTAACAAATGTTGAGAAGGCTTATGACTCAAGAGACATAGTTGAACTATTGGATATTATGGAGTTTGATATGGGAGAATTATTGAGTGAATTTTATGAGAACTTAGAGGAATATTATTCTGATATTGCTGAAGAGGAAAAACGTAAAAGATTGCTCAATTAA
- a CDS encoding ComF family protein translates to MKNLNLSIRNLFFSTKCSVCGKIIEDDRYICYDCLKLLRRKGELKNRGNYYYLYYYEEDIRKVIADYKLKNRKELVVEISSLLKKPLKYLLEDKKIDVVIPVPISKKRREERGFNQVEEILERLKIKYQRIERVKDTKHMYLLSSKESRESNIENAFGKVELNIDGKNILLVDDIVTTGSTIREIIKELKKMGKPKEIYVFSIAMAKSFGK, encoded by the coding sequence ATGAAGAACTTAAACCTCAGTATTAGAAACCTATTTTTTTCAACTAAGTGTTCAGTTTGTGGAAAAATAATTGAAGATGATAGATATATATGTTATGATTGCTTAAAACTTTTAAGGAGAAAAGGTGAGTTAAAGAATCGAGGAAACTACTATTATCTTTATTATTATGAAGAGGATATAAGAAAAGTAATAGCTGATTATAAATTAAAAAATAGAAAAGAATTGGTAGTTGAGATTAGTAGTTTATTAAAAAAGCCTTTAAAATATCTTTTAGAGGATAAAAAAATAGATGTTGTTATTCCTGTTCCTATTAGTAAAAAGAGAAGGGAAGAGAGAGGATTTAACCAAGTAGAAGAGATTTTAGAGAGATTAAAAATAAAATATCAGAGAATAGAAAGGGTGAAAGATACTAAACATATGTATCTTTTATCAAGTAAAGAGAGTAGAGAAAGTAATATAGAAAATGCTTTTGGAAAAGTAGAATTAAATATAGATGGGAAAAATATATTATTAGTTGATGATATAGTTACAACAGGGAGTACAATAAGAGAGATTATAAAAGAGCTAAAAAAGATGGGAAAACCTAAGGAGATATATGTTTTTTCCATAGCTATGGCAAAAAGTTTTGGAAAATAA
- a CDS encoding YraN family protein produces MNKRAKGDIYEARSVEILKREKYEILQCNYRNRNGEIDIIAKKDEVIIFIEVKYRATLKFGYGSEAVDRKKITRIYKTAMQYLVENSLENSQCRFDCMSYLGNDFKWDKNIVWGDEIGF; encoded by the coding sequence GTGAATAAAAGAGCTAAAGGTGATATTTATGAAGCTAGATCAGTAGAAATTTTAAAAAGAGAAAAGTATGAGATATTACAATGTAATTATAGAAATAGAAACGGTGAAATAGATATAATAGCTAAAAAAGATGAGGTTATTATTTTTATAGAGGTTAAATATAGGGCAACATTAAAGTTTGGATATGGAAGTGAAGCTGTAGATAGAAAAAAGATTACACGAATATATAAAACAGCAATGCAATATTTAGTAGAAAATAGTTTAGAAAATAGTCAGTGTAGATTTGATTGTATGAGCTACTTAGGGAATGATTTTAAATGGGATAAAAATATTGTATGGGGTGATGAAATTGGATTTTAG
- a CDS encoding ribonuclease HII: protein MTLHEFDLSKGEIVIGVDEAGRGPLAGNVVAAAAILKKYSSDLDEINDSKKLTEKKREKLFDVIMENFYIGVGEATPEEIDEINILNATFLAMRRALENLKKQCSTDYLVLVDGNFKIREYEGEQEFVIKGDAKSLSIAAASIIAKVTRDREMIEEGKKYPEYKFEKHKGYGTKLHKEKLLELGVLPIHRKSFLNKIIK, encoded by the coding sequence ATGACTTTACATGAATTTGATCTTTCAAAAGGTGAAATAGTAATAGGAGTAGATGAGGCTGGAAGAGGTCCATTAGCTGGAAATGTAGTTGCAGCAGCAGCAATTTTAAAAAAATATAGTAGTGATTTAGATGAAATAAATGACTCTAAAAAATTGACAGAGAAAAAGAGAGAGAAACTTTTTGATGTAATTATGGAGAATTTCTATATTGGAGTTGGAGAAGCTACCCCTGAAGAGATAGATGAGATAAATATTTTAAATGCTACTTTTTTAGCTATGAGAAGAGCTTTGGAAAATTTGAAAAAACAGTGTAGCACAGATTATTTAGTTTTAGTTGATGGAAATTTTAAGATAAGAGAGTATGAGGGAGAGCAAGAGTTTGTAATAAAGGGAGATGCTAAGAGTTTATCAATTGCAGCAGCCTCAATAATTGCCAAAGTTACAAGAGATAGAGAGATGATTGAAGAAGGGAAAAAATATCCAGAGTATAAGTTTGAAAAACATAAGGGATATGGGACAAAACTACACAAAGAGAAATTATTAGAATTAGGGGTTTTACCAATTCATAGAAAGAGCTTTTTAAATAAGATTATAAAATAA
- a CDS encoding RluA family pseudouridine synthase, protein MENIKETITVQANENDKGKRIDSFLNEVIEDATRSYIQKIIDGGYVEITGKKTTKSGNKLKGTETIVVNLPEDETLDLIPEDIPLEIIYEDSDIVIINKAPNMVVHPAHGNYNGTLVNALLYHIKDLSTINGVIRPGIVHRLDKDTSGVIVVAKHDEAHTTLSDMFKEKTLEKTYVCIAKGVFKDKSGRIETLIGRDPRDRKKMAVVTENGKIAISNYEVLDESKNYSLVKVRIETGRTHQIRVHMKSLNHPILGDATYGNSTDGIARQMLHAYRLKFTHPISKKDMVVTAPIPEDFKRAAKFAGLDIEKINF, encoded by the coding sequence AGAATATAAAAGAAACAATAACAGTTCAAGCAAATGAAAATGATAAGGGAAAAAGAATAGATAGTTTCCTTAATGAAGTAATAGAAGATGCCACAAGATCATATATTCAAAAGATAATTGATGGGGGATATGTAGAGATTACAGGAAAAAAAACTACTAAAAGTGGAAATAAATTGAAGGGTACAGAAACAATAGTTGTAAATCTTCCAGAAGATGAAACTTTAGATCTGATTCCAGAAGATATACCTCTTGAGATAATTTATGAGGATTCAGATATCGTTATAATAAATAAAGCTCCTAATATGGTTGTACACCCAGCACATGGAAACTATAATGGAACTTTAGTGAATGCTCTACTTTATCATATAAAAGATCTTTCAACTATAAATGGAGTTATAAGACCAGGGATAGTTCATAGATTGGATAAAGATACAAGTGGAGTAATAGTTGTGGCTAAACATGATGAAGCTCATACAACTTTATCAGATATGTTTAAAGAGAAAACTCTAGAAAAAACATATGTGTGTATAGCTAAAGGAGTTTTTAAAGATAAAAGTGGAAGAATTGAAACTTTAATAGGTAGAGATCCAAGAGATAGAAAGAAAATGGCAGTTGTAACAGAAAATGGAAAGATTGCTATATCAAATTATGAAGTATTAGATGAAAGTAAAAACTACTCTCTTGTAAAAGTTAGAATAGAAACTGGAAGAACTCATCAAATAAGAGTACATATGAAGTCTTTAAACCATCCTATTTTAGGAGATGCTACTTATGGAAATAGTACTGATGGAATAGCTAGACAGATGTTACATGCTTATAGACTAAAATTTACTCACCCAATAAGTAAAAAAGATATGGTAGTGACAGCACCAATTCCAGAGGATTTTAAAAGAGCAGCTAAATTTGCTGGTTTAGATATAGAAAAAATAAATTTTTAG